A single Anopheles arabiensis isolate DONGOLA chromosome 2, AaraD3, whole genome shotgun sequence DNA region contains:
- the LOC120893537 gene encoding myotubularin-related protein 8 isoform X1, whose amino-acid sequence MTDAEPLSPSASTFKQNFDLVTPEFEEDPKLLWGSVPVPPFVSDKVVTWVEENFPHQPPPAVEFRGQSVLKKIENVRMIDRYNSKNPTVGVLYLTATHLIFVDPDANKETWVLYMHIANVEKLPLSTTGSPLLIRCKTFLSITFVIPKERECHDVYTTLTKLYQPVNIKNLYCFQYTTAAKELPKAAGWDYFKLEHEFKRMRVPNDQWSVCALNQNYELCDTYPQQLYVPAEANTQILLGSSRFRSKGRLPALTYLHSNKASICRCSQPLSGFSARCLEDEQMLETVRKTNPNCNFMYVVDTRPRINAMANRAAGKGYENEANYENIKFQFLGIENIHTMRASLQKVIECCEQKSPTMSGFLSALESSGWLKHIRSILDTSCFIANAVDKGISVVVHCSDGWDRTAQVCSLAALMLDPYYRTIKGFQALIEKDWLAFGHKFSDRCGHIQNDPKEVSPVFTQLLECTWQLMQQRNDAFEFNERFLLILHDHVMSCQYGTFVGNCEKDRLDLRLAEKTFSLWGYMSNHLNEYINPLYRPEMDETIKPNLAPQNIKFWRGMYSRFESGIHPREPLEDLLIASKDHCTSLEDHVQHLTKRINSFKNMLSKSAKRLQGGSAALQSRYNADTRGPIEVNDNRYNYDRKLSELSAADDDHPLKTSDFSFSNLSISEYNNEVEKVNDDINSVAVEWKSLRSVVNCPTCSIPFDQITKKNHCWKCGEVFCSRCIDKTLALPGHDSGNPVPVCRQCFRVVQQVSP is encoded by the exons ATGACGGACGCCGAACCACTGTCACCGTCGGCCTCCACCTTCAAGCAGAACTTTGATCTGGTAACGCCCGAGTTCGAGGAGGATCCGAAGCTGCTGTGGGGCAGCGTGCCCGTGCCTCCGTTCGTGTCGGACAAGGTGGTAACGTGGGTGGAGGAAAACTTTCCCCATCAGCCACCGCCGGCGGTGGAGTTTCGCGGCCAGAGCGTTCTGAAGAAG ATTGAAAATGTCCGTATGATTGACAgatacaacagcaaaaatccAACCGTCGGTGTGCTGTACCTTACGGCCACGCATCTTATATTCGTTGACCCGGATGCCAACAAAGAGACATGG GTCCTTTACATGCACATCGCGAACGTGGAAAAGTTGCCCCTGAGCACCACCGGCTCGCCGCTGCTGATACGCTGCAAGACGTTCCTCTCCATCACGTTCGTCATACCGAAGGAGCGCGAATGTCACGACGTGTACACCACGCTCACCAAGCTGTACCAGCCGGTGAACATCAAAAATCTGTACTGCTTCCAGTACACGACCGCGGCGAAGGAGCTGCCGAAGGCGGCCGGCTGGGACTACTTCAAGCTGGAGCACGAGTTCAAGCGGATGCGCGTCCCGAACGACCAGTGGAGTGTCTGTGCGCTCAATCAAAACTACGAGCTGTGCGACACGTACCCGCAGCAGCTCTACGTGCCGGCCGAAGCCAACACGCAAATCCTGCTCGGCAGCTCGCGGTTCCGGTCGAAGGGCCGGCTACCTGCGCTCACCTATTTGCACTCCAACAAGGCGTCCATCTGCCGCTGCAGCCAGCCACTGTCCGGCTTCAGTGCGCGCTGTCTGGAGGATGAGCAGATGCTGGAAACGGTGCGCAAGACGAATCCCAACTGCAACTTTATGTACGTCGTTGACACGCGGCCAAGG ATTAACGCCATGGCAAACCGGGCCGCTGGCAAGGGCTACGAGAACGAGGCGAACTATGAAAATATCAAGTTCCAGTTTCTCGGCATCGAAAACATTCACACGATGCGTGCCAGCTTGCAGAAGGTGATTGAGT GCTGCGAACAAAAGTCGCCCACGATGAGTGGATTCTTAAGTGCGCTGGAATCTTCGGGCTGGCTAAAACACATTCGATCGATACTGGATACATCCTG CTTCATTGCCAACGCAGTCGATAAAGGAATTTCCGTTGTTGTGCACTGCTCGGATGGTTGGGACCGTACGGCTCAAGTATGCTCGCTTGCTGCCCTAATGCTGGATCCATACTACAGAACTATCAAAGGATTTCAG GCTCTGATCGAAAAGGATTGGCTTGCGTTCGGCCACAAGTTCAGCGATCGCTGTGGCCACATTCAGAACGACCCAAAGGAGGTCTCGCCCGTGTTTACTCAGCTGCTCGAGTGCACCTGGCAGCTGATGCAGCAGCGCAACGACGCGTTCGAGTTCAATGAGCGCTTTCTGCTGATCCTGCACGATCACGTCATGTCCTGCCAGTACGGCACGTTCGTGGGCAACTGCGAGAAGGACCGGCTGGATCTGCGGCTGGCGGAGAAAACCTTCTCCCTGTGGGGCTACATGTCGAACCATCTGAACGAGTACATTAACCCGCTGTACAGGCCGGAGATGGATGAAACGATAAAGCCGAACCTGGCGCCGCAGAACATCAAGTTCTGGCGCGGCATGTACAGCCGGTTCGAGAGCGGCATTCACCCGAGGGAACCGCTGGAGGATTTGCTGATCGCTAGCAAGGACCACTGCACCTCGCTGGAGGATCACGTGCAGCATCTGACCAAGCGCATCAACAGCTTCAAGAACATGCTGTCGAAGTCGGCCAAACGGTTGCAGGGTGGCAGTGCGGCCCTGCAGTCGCGCTACAACGCGGACACCCGCGGCCCGATCGAGGTGAacgataatcggtacaattaCGATCGGAAGCTGAGCGAGCTGTCGGCGGCCGATGACGATCATCCGTTGAAGACGAGCGATTTTTCGTTCTCCAATCTATCG ATTTCAGAGTATAACAATGAGGTGGAGAAGGTGAACGATGATATTAATTCGGTTGCAGTTGAATGGAAGTCGCTTCGGTCAGTGGTAAACTGTCCGACCTGCTCCATACCATTCGATCAAATAACTAAAAAG AATCACTGTTGGAAGTGTGGCGAAGTGTTCTGCAGCCGATGCATCGATAAAACGTTGGCCCTTCCGGGGCACGACAGTGGCAATCCGGTGCCCGTCTGTAGACAGTGTTTT
- the LOC120893537 gene encoding myotubularin-related protein 8 isoform X2: MEHINTPKIENVRMIDRYNSKNPTVGVLYLTATHLIFVDPDANKETWVLYMHIANVEKLPLSTTGSPLLIRCKTFLSITFVIPKERECHDVYTTLTKLYQPVNIKNLYCFQYTTAAKELPKAAGWDYFKLEHEFKRMRVPNDQWSVCALNQNYELCDTYPQQLYVPAEANTQILLGSSRFRSKGRLPALTYLHSNKASICRCSQPLSGFSARCLEDEQMLETVRKTNPNCNFMYVVDTRPRINAMANRAAGKGYENEANYENIKFQFLGIENIHTMRASLQKVIECCEQKSPTMSGFLSALESSGWLKHIRSILDTSCFIANAVDKGISVVVHCSDGWDRTAQVCSLAALMLDPYYRTIKGFQALIEKDWLAFGHKFSDRCGHIQNDPKEVSPVFTQLLECTWQLMQQRNDAFEFNERFLLILHDHVMSCQYGTFVGNCEKDRLDLRLAEKTFSLWGYMSNHLNEYINPLYRPEMDETIKPNLAPQNIKFWRGMYSRFESGIHPREPLEDLLIASKDHCTSLEDHVQHLTKRINSFKNMLSKSAKRLQGGSAALQSRYNADTRGPIEVNDNRYNYDRKLSELSAADDDHPLKTSDFSFSNLSISEYNNEVEKVNDDINSVAVEWKSLRSVVNCPTCSIPFDQITKKNHCWKCGEVFCSRCIDKTLALPGHDSGNPVPVCRQCFRVVQQVSP, translated from the exons ATGGAGCACATCAACACACCAAAG ATTGAAAATGTCCGTATGATTGACAgatacaacagcaaaaatccAACCGTCGGTGTGCTGTACCTTACGGCCACGCATCTTATATTCGTTGACCCGGATGCCAACAAAGAGACATGG GTCCTTTACATGCACATCGCGAACGTGGAAAAGTTGCCCCTGAGCACCACCGGCTCGCCGCTGCTGATACGCTGCAAGACGTTCCTCTCCATCACGTTCGTCATACCGAAGGAGCGCGAATGTCACGACGTGTACACCACGCTCACCAAGCTGTACCAGCCGGTGAACATCAAAAATCTGTACTGCTTCCAGTACACGACCGCGGCGAAGGAGCTGCCGAAGGCGGCCGGCTGGGACTACTTCAAGCTGGAGCACGAGTTCAAGCGGATGCGCGTCCCGAACGACCAGTGGAGTGTCTGTGCGCTCAATCAAAACTACGAGCTGTGCGACACGTACCCGCAGCAGCTCTACGTGCCGGCCGAAGCCAACACGCAAATCCTGCTCGGCAGCTCGCGGTTCCGGTCGAAGGGCCGGCTACCTGCGCTCACCTATTTGCACTCCAACAAGGCGTCCATCTGCCGCTGCAGCCAGCCACTGTCCGGCTTCAGTGCGCGCTGTCTGGAGGATGAGCAGATGCTGGAAACGGTGCGCAAGACGAATCCCAACTGCAACTTTATGTACGTCGTTGACACGCGGCCAAGG ATTAACGCCATGGCAAACCGGGCCGCTGGCAAGGGCTACGAGAACGAGGCGAACTATGAAAATATCAAGTTCCAGTTTCTCGGCATCGAAAACATTCACACGATGCGTGCCAGCTTGCAGAAGGTGATTGAGT GCTGCGAACAAAAGTCGCCCACGATGAGTGGATTCTTAAGTGCGCTGGAATCTTCGGGCTGGCTAAAACACATTCGATCGATACTGGATACATCCTG CTTCATTGCCAACGCAGTCGATAAAGGAATTTCCGTTGTTGTGCACTGCTCGGATGGTTGGGACCGTACGGCTCAAGTATGCTCGCTTGCTGCCCTAATGCTGGATCCATACTACAGAACTATCAAAGGATTTCAG GCTCTGATCGAAAAGGATTGGCTTGCGTTCGGCCACAAGTTCAGCGATCGCTGTGGCCACATTCAGAACGACCCAAAGGAGGTCTCGCCCGTGTTTACTCAGCTGCTCGAGTGCACCTGGCAGCTGATGCAGCAGCGCAACGACGCGTTCGAGTTCAATGAGCGCTTTCTGCTGATCCTGCACGATCACGTCATGTCCTGCCAGTACGGCACGTTCGTGGGCAACTGCGAGAAGGACCGGCTGGATCTGCGGCTGGCGGAGAAAACCTTCTCCCTGTGGGGCTACATGTCGAACCATCTGAACGAGTACATTAACCCGCTGTACAGGCCGGAGATGGATGAAACGATAAAGCCGAACCTGGCGCCGCAGAACATCAAGTTCTGGCGCGGCATGTACAGCCGGTTCGAGAGCGGCATTCACCCGAGGGAACCGCTGGAGGATTTGCTGATCGCTAGCAAGGACCACTGCACCTCGCTGGAGGATCACGTGCAGCATCTGACCAAGCGCATCAACAGCTTCAAGAACATGCTGTCGAAGTCGGCCAAACGGTTGCAGGGTGGCAGTGCGGCCCTGCAGTCGCGCTACAACGCGGACACCCGCGGCCCGATCGAGGTGAacgataatcggtacaattaCGATCGGAAGCTGAGCGAGCTGTCGGCGGCCGATGACGATCATCCGTTGAAGACGAGCGATTTTTCGTTCTCCAATCTATCG ATTTCAGAGTATAACAATGAGGTGGAGAAGGTGAACGATGATATTAATTCGGTTGCAGTTGAATGGAAGTCGCTTCGGTCAGTGGTAAACTGTCCGACCTGCTCCATACCATTCGATCAAATAACTAAAAAG AATCACTGTTGGAAGTGTGGCGAAGTGTTCTGCAGCCGATGCATCGATAAAACGTTGGCCCTTCCGGGGCACGACAGTGGCAATCCGGTGCCCGTCTGTAGACAGTGTTTT
- the LOC120898400 gene encoding malate synthase-like — MKGQEILIESAPHRLEAAYKEIFTEGALQFLGQLVSQFDREVEQLLQNRVKRRLLIQEGKWTPEFQNRSESLEWKINDLPDRLRNRKLDLGDVSPANTIHFTDCLYAEVQGIQVDFDDGHCPTWRNTVQGLFNVTRAVHGSLQGAPLDVQAYPLLMLRPRAFNMIEHHCIVNGKEVIGPLFDYALLMYHNARTMANLGIGPYFYLSKIEDPSETQLWNKIFSWTEDQLGLPRGTIKACVLIENILAAFCMEDILYSIKEHAIGLNCGIWDYCASIIAKFGWKRELLLPDRNKYVNMGQPFLRNYMRLLINICHKRGALATGGMAAKILPTGKEKAALSDQEVIESVKMAKSVEIDAGVDGFMIYDLRMIDAINELWERKTHSDNQLTVLPNISQITADSLLQIPKGGVTIDGLNNNITVALLFIYHWLTGSGVFFLNGAVEDSATAEISRSQLWQWIRMGAVLEDADRTVVSRRLVYQTMDKIISAAYRAWCITPSDRKRLLSAKFMLLDVISSRHYVEYITTHLNDSHKFRTLHNKNDGLMAKL, encoded by the exons ATGAAGGGCCAAGAAATATTAATCGAATCTGCACCGCATCGGTTAGAAGCTGCCTATAAGGAAATATTTACCGAGGGTGCGTTGCAGTTTTTGGGCCAGCTGGTATCACAATTTGACCGAGAAGTTGAACAG CTGTTACAAAATCGAGTCAAAAGGAGACTGCTAATTCAAGAGGGCAAGTGGACACCCGAGTTCCAGAACCGCAGTGAATCGTTGGAATGGAAGATCAACGATTTGCCGGACCGGTTACGTAATCGAAAGCTCGATCTTGGTGATGTGAGCCCTGCAAATACGATACATTTTACCGATTGTCTGTACGCTGAAGTGCAGGGAATTCAG gtTGATTTTGACGATGGACACTGCCCAACCTGGCGCAATACCGTGCAAGGTCTGTTCAATGTTACGCGGGCAGTACATGGCAGTCTGCAAGGAGCACCGCTGGATGTGCAAGCATACccgctgctgatgctgcgcCCAAGGGCGTTCAACATGATCGAGCATCACTGCATTGTGAATGGGAAGGAGGTGATCGGCCCACTGTTTGACTATGCGCTGCTAATGTACCACAATGCTCGCACTATGGCAAACCTTGGTATAGGGCCTTACTTTTACCTGTCGAAG ATCGAAGATCCGAGCGAAACACAGCTCTGGAACAAGATCTTCTCCTGGACCGAGGATCAGTTAGGGTTGCCCCGCGGTACCATTAAAGCGTGCGTGTTGATCGAAAACATCCTGGCAGCGTTCTGCATGGAGGACATCCTGTACTCCATCAAAGAGCATGCGATCGGGCTGAACTGTGGCATATGGGACTACTGTGCTAGCATCATCGCCAAATTTGGCTGGAAGCGGGAACTTCTGCTTCCCGATCGCAACAAGTACGTGAACATGGGTCAACCGTTCTTGCGTAACTATATGCGGCTGCTGATCAACATTTGCCACAAAAGGGGCGCATTGGCAACCGGCGGTATGGCTGCGAAAATTTTACCCACCGGAAAGGAAAAGGCTGCTTT AAGCGACCAGGAGGTAATAGAAAGCGTTAAAATGGCTAAATCGGTAGAAATAGATGCCGGTGTGGATGGGTTCATGATTTACGATCTGCGAATGATCGATGCCATTAACGAGCtgtgggaaagaaaaacgcacAGCGACAATCAGCTCACTGTCCTGCCCAACATCTCCCAAATTACTGCCGATAGTTTGCTCCAGATACCGAAGGGCGGCGTAACCATCGATGGACTGAA CAACAACATTACGGTAGCGCTGCTCTTCATCTACCATTGGCTGACCGGGAGTGGGGTGTTCTTTTTGAACGGAGCCGTCGAAGATTCGGCCACGGCGGAAATATCACGCTCCCAGCTGTGGCAGTGGATCCGCATGGGAGCGGTGTTGGAGGATGCCGACAGGACCGTCGTTTCCCGCCGGCTGGTCTACCAGACGATGGATAAAATCATATCCGCCGCTTACCGGGCCTGGTGCATTACGCCCTCGGACCGGAAACGCCTGCTGTCCGCCAAGTTCATGCTGCTGGACGTGATTTCTTCCCGGCATTACGTCGAATACATCACCACACACTTGAACGATAGTCACAAATTCCGCACACTACACAATAAAAACGATGGCCTGATGGCGAAGCTGTGA
- the LOC120898403 gene encoding LOW QUALITY PROTEIN: focadhesin (The sequence of the model RefSeq protein was modified relative to this genomic sequence to represent the inferred CDS: deleted 1 base in 1 codon; substituted 1 base at 1 genomic stop codon): MDSLQAINSKLTVHSAAAQIEKILKISQKSTHQTLSEPELELLKQLCKSNNLRICQLANEVLLHLATEGAVELGQLLGMLMTTLPNTTPGQFIVIGGSIFQLLLLDLRRRCLATENKCNYTCQFDLKPPQHPVILLIEKTSTGSTSTVLDLITGTLNHSDDIIRTNSIEFLRPVMLHLFVNVAIYADCQPLWKHLVGRALHDRKAETVVFEILAWRRDTTAPQTCYTIGLLTDALEIIQSENEANIQHQLEYALYMAAVLKDYIEYNYDPSRCFALLHKVGAAAMRCDPPPNLDVLMAIIGDLLPVVTPLKLYALLQLIQVILPGCGNNTRLLIKEAMIQLLGQPSYTATHLTLCDRILTQIEKDFCAGGWQERCGFAXCPVRTTYFHQDSAKWTILCNWWNSSDTAIEDYLRRQKTSSTRFTLALGQLHRSIFLSPFYEEDVWRTNFDRLVKLMCHSDLQVAQCMVPLLYGLAQHKDARRRLHVLQTIASMGAKENLIGILKALTKGLDRSLCLDLYLRLWKAEPRTYPLLYDLLKDTSRQPNEDRWEHTIARAYTIREVCLINPQQHGEDLVNLFSEVLSSPNNNENEVAICLSLDAISSLCEHQVVNIVSTWKVLGFRFANERRPKVIKSLCRFFGSVPLIKVTTPEQESLVNHIIGTLWHYVTDYEDRGVLEAALGTLKHFHPDTLTLRQIPEVYRQGIDLPEPNEEGLSAADSAGSVPPECWIQLLLYTNHRAIEAVGELLAHYITREIEGYRGGIYQTPEGRPEPSNLKYLPRASILSTIVNYLITQSTKFTKIETTPELVLVQMLRIVAKPYPKPIPPLNWCFLHEYFVHCFEMRDACLQIAIKQMPYSGTAKRLVENYLNELCETIMLEEDLLKIYAAIAEITEAVQTDIYKRFVHLSLQYLAERAEDQQFADNTPFIQTMALIAGALQRERKYENEDNFDHLCTTLENFFMRFDLESDVFQKYIETLVHLPEKHFTALLKPSTWTGGINVEKLEKTIHLQLAFRRYNPSAKSLHFFGLADIVSAVAKHQDASLSVFFLREWFNFVEQLARDIEEQPSHGKDLIGFIVELIGLLQCNLTATADRIEQSTMFMLDALITAVVSFSGYGGLYGAQAFANDGSLQLAQFPFALVTVFQQNMWREIEIKIYEFLYHLYGITSLPDEYAECMRDALICCKRQPYFQQSKTWPKFVTLRQRL; this comes from the exons ATGGATAGTTTGCAGGCAATTAATTCTAAACTAACGGTGCATTCAGCGGCAGCTCAAATCGAaaagattttgaaaatatcCCAAAAATCAACGCACCAAACGCTGTCGGAGCCAGAGCTTGAGCTACTGAAACAACTCTGCAAATCGAACAACCTACGGATATGCCAGCTGGCAAACGAAGTGCTGCTGCATCTTGCCACCGAAGGGGCGGTTGAACTGGGGCAACTGCTGGGAATGCTGATGACCACGCTGCCGAACACAACTCCCGGACAGTTCATCGTCATCGGTGGGTCTATTTTTCAGCTTCTGCTGCTCGATCTTCGACGGCGGTGCCTAGCCACAGAAAACAAATGCAACTATACGTGCCAGTTCGATTTGAAGCCACCTCAGCATCCGGTGATTCTGCTCATCGAAAAAACCAGCACGGGCTCCACGTCAACCGTGCTTGATTTGATCACTGGCACTTTAAACCATTCGGACGATATTATACGCACGAACAGCATCGAATTTTTACGCCCCGTAATGTTGCATCTTTTCGTAAACGTGGCCATATACGCAGACTGTCAGCCACTGTGGAAACATCTAGTCGGTCGGGCTTTACACGATCGCAAAGCGGAAACGGTCGTGTTTGAAATTCTAGCATGGCGCCGAGATACAACAGCACCTCAAACCTGCTACACGATCGGGCTGTTAACGGATGCTTTAGAAATAATTCAAAGCGAGAATGAAGCAAACATACAACATCAACTGGAATACGCCTTGTACATGGCGGCTGTTCTAAAAGATTACATAGAGTACAATTACGATCCAAGccgttgctttgctttgctgcatAAAGTTGGTGCTGCGGCAATGAGGTGTGATCCGCCTCCGAATTTAGATGTGCTGATGGCGATCATTGGCGATCTTCTGCCGGTTGTAACACCACTGAAACTGTACGCATTGCTACAACTTATTCAAGTGATACTGCCGGGCTGTGGGAATAACACCCGCCTGCTTATAAAAGAAGCCATGATTCAATTGCTGGGACAGCCATCATACACAGCAACACATTTAACGCTTTGCGACAGGATTCTTACGCAGATCGAAAAGGACTTTTGTGCTGGCGGATGGCAAGAACGCTGCGGATTCGCCTAATGT CCCGTTCGAACGACCTACTTTCATCAAGACTCAGCCAAGTGGACGATTCTCTGTAACTGGTGGAATTCTTCCGACACGGCAATCGAGGATTATCTTCGAAGGCAAAAAACATCCAGCACAAGATTTACCTTAGCTTTGGGCCAACTTCATCGCTCAATTTTCTTGTCACCTTTCTACGAAGAAGACGTATGGCGAACGAATTTTGACCGTTTAGTTAAACTGATGTGCCACAGCGATTTGCAGGTCGCCCAATGCATGGTACCGCTGCTGTACGGACTAGCGCAGCATAAAGATGCCCGGCGCCGACTGCATGTGCTGCAAACTATAGCGTCGATGGGAGCCAAGGAAAATCTGATTGGAATTCTGAAAGCTCTCACTAAAGGACTCGATCGTTCGCTGTGCCTCGATCTATACCTGCGACTATGGAAGGCTGAACCGCGAACCTATCCGTTACTGTACGATCTGCTGAAGGATACCAGCCGTCAGCCGAATGAAGATCGCTGGGAGCATACAATTGCTCGCGCGTACACAATCCGCGAAGTGTGCCTTATAAA CCCACAACAGCACGGCGAAGACTTGGTAAACTTATTCTCGGAAGTGCTTAGCAGTCCCAACAACAACGAGAACGAGGTGGCCATCTGCCTCTCGCTCGATGCTATCTCGAGTCTCTGCGAACATCAGGTCGTCAACATTGTGTCAACTTGGAAGGTGTTAGGGTTTCGTTTCGCTAACGAACGCCGCCCGAAAGTGATCAAAAGCTTGTGCCGGTTCTTCGGCAGTGTGCCGCTTATTAAAGTGACCACACCGGAACAGGAAAGCTTAGTAAATCATATCATTGGTACGCTCTGGCATTACGTGACCGACTACGAGGATCGGGGAGTTCTGGAGGCCGCTCTGGGGACGTTGAAACACTTTCACCCGGATACGCTGACTCTTCGCCAGATACCGGAAGTTTATCGACAGGGCATCGATCTGCCAGAACCGAATGAAGAAGGCCTTTCTGCTGCCGACAGTGCCGGATCGGTACCGCCAGAATGTTGGATTCAGCTGCTTCTGTACACCAACCATCGTGCAATTGAAGCCGTTGGCGAGCTTTTGGCCCACTACATTACCCGCGAGATCGAAGGCTACCGGGGCGGTATCTACCAGACGCCAGAGGGACGTCCAGAACCATCCAACTTGAAGTATCTTCCACGGGCAAGCATTTTATCGACGATTGTTAACTACCTCATAACGCAAAGCACCAAGTTTACGAAAATCGAGACCACACCCGAGCTGGTGCTGGTACAGATGCTGCGGATAGTTGCAAAACCATATCCCAAGCCGATTCCACCACTGAATTGGTGTTTTCTGCATGAATATTTCGTCCATTGCTTCGAAATGCGCGATGCCTGCCTGCAGATAGCCATCAAGCAAATGCCCTACTCTGGCACTGCCAAACGGCTGGTGGAAAACTATCTGAACGAGCTGTGCGAAACGATCATGCTGGAAGAGGACCTGCTAAAGATTTACGCTGCCATAGCAGAAATCACCGAAGCGGTGCAAACGGACATTTACAAACGATTTGTGCACCTTTCGCTACAGTATCTGGCTGAGCGGGCGGAGGATCAACAGTTTGCTGACAATACTCCATTCATTCAGACGATGGCATTAATCGCAGGCGCCCTgcagagggagagaaagtaCGAAAATGAGGACAACTTTGATCATCTCTGCACGACGCTGGAGAACTTTTTCATGCGCTTCGATCTGGAATCGGAT GTTTTTCAAAAGTACATCGAAACGTTGGTGCATCTTCCTGAGAAACACTTCACGGCCCTTCTGAAACCCAGCACCTGGACGGGAGGCATCAATGtggaaaaattggaaaaaacgATTCATCTACAGCTTGCCTTCCGGCGGTACAATCCTTCCGCCAAATCGTTGCACTTCTTCGGTCTCGCCGATATAGTGTCGGCAGTTGCAAAGCACCAAGACGCTTCGTTGAGTGTCTTCTTCCTGCGGGAGTGGTTTAACTTCGTAGAGCAATTAGCACGGGACATTGAAGAACAGCCTTCGCATGGAAAGGATCTAATCGGTTTTATCGTTGAGCTGATTGGTCTGTTACAGTGCAATCTAACGGCTACGGCCGATCGTATAGAGCAGAGTACCATGTTTATGCTCGATGCTCTGATCACGGCTGTCGTTAGCTTTTCCGGTTATGGCGGACTGTATGGAGCGCAAGCATTTGCGAATGATGGATCGTTACAGTTGGCACAGTTTCCATTTGCACTGGTTACGGTATTCCAGCAAAATATGTGGCGTGAAATTGAGATAAAG atCTACGAGTTCCTGTATCATCTTTATGGTATTACGTCGCTACCGGACGAGTACGCAGAATGTATGCGCGATGCGCTGATATGTTGCAAGAGGCAACCATATTTTCAACAGTCAAAAACGTGGCCCAAATTCGTGACTCTGAGACAAcgattatga
- the LOC120898402 gene encoding vacuolar protein sorting-associated protein 28 homolog — MQDNRPELYEEVKLYRQAREREKYDNMADLFALVSTLQNLEKAYIRDCITPQEYTAACSKLLVQYKVAFKIVQGDEFPTIDSFVKKFRLDCPAALERIREDRPITIRDDKGNTSKCIADIVSMFITLMDKLRLEIRAMDDLQPELRDLLDTMNRLSLIPDNFEGKEKVSNWLATLNTMQASDDLTEAQVRQLLFDLESSYSAFNNLLHTT, encoded by the coding sequence ATGCAGGATAATCGACCAGAGCTGTACGAGGAGGTGAAGCTCTACCGGCAGGCGAGGGAGCGAGAGAAGTACGACAACATGGCCGATCTGTTCGCTCTGGTCTCTACGCTGCAAAATCTGGAAAAAGCATACATCCGGGATTGCATTACGCCGCAGGAGTATACGGCCGCCTGCTCGAAGCTGCTGGTACAGTACAAGGTGGCGTTCAAGATTGTGCAGGGCGACGAGTTTCCGACGATCGACTCGTTCGTGAAGAAGTTCCGGCTAGACTGTCCGGCTGCGCTGGAGCGCATCAGGGAGGACCGTCCCATTACCATCCGGGACGACAAGGGGAACACGAGCAAGTGCATTGCCGACATTGTGTCCATGTTCATCACGCTCATGGACAAGCTACGGCTCGAGATACGGGCGATGGATGATCTGCAGCCCGAGCTACGCGATTTGCTGGACACGATGAACCGGCTCTCGCTGATTCCGGACAACTTCGAGGGCAAGGAGAAGGTCTCGAACTGGCTGGCCACGCTGAACACGATGCAGGCATCCGACGATCTAACGGAGGCGCAGGTTCGCCAGCTGCTGTTCGATCTGGAATCGTCCTACTCGGCATTTAACAATCTGCTTCATACCACATAA